The window AGATCGCCGATACCATGACGATAAAAGATGCAAATATCCGGAATGAACCGTACCAGATAAGGATAATGAACAGAGGCGCCAGGATCAGCGCGGTAATAACCCGTTTCAAAATTGCTGCCCCCCCATAAAATTCTTCTGCTCTAGCCTGGCGTGGTGTCGGCGTTCCCGCCGCTATCAACGCCATCCTCGCTATCCATCGCCATCTGCTCGCCCGAAAGGCCAAACCTTCGCTCCCGTTTCTGGTAATCCTGGATCGCCTTCAAAAACTCCAGCCTGGTGAAATCGGGCCAGTAGATATCGGTAAAATAAAGCTCGGCATACGCTATCTGCCAGAGCAGAAAATTGCTGATTCGAAGTTCGCCGCTGGTCCTGATAAGGAGATCGACATCCGGCAGGCCAGCAGTGTAAAGCTCGTTGGCAAAAAGTTCCCCGGTAATATCGTCAGGCTCCAGCTGGCCCGACTTTATTTTCCTCCCGATAGACCGAACCGCGTCGATCATCTCGTCCTGCGATCCGTAACTGAGGGCGAGCGTAAGAATCGTGCCGTCATTATGCTTCGTAGCTTCCATGACGTCGGTCAGATATTCAAGCGTCGAGCTGGGGAGATCGGATATCCTGCCGATCGCGTTGAACCTGATGTTTTCATCGATCATCCTCTTTTTTTCTTTTACAAGGTACTCCTTGAGGATGTTCATCAAGGCGTTTACTTCACTTTCAGGGCGGCTCCAATTTTCAGTTGAGAATGAATAAAGTGTCAGCGCCTTTAGATCTATTTCCCTGGCGAGGGTAACAATTCTGTCGACTGTTTTACCACCTTCGCGGTGCCCCATTATCCTCGGGAGGAATCTCTTCTTCGCCCAGCGCCCGTTCCCGTCCATTATCACCGCCACATGTTTCGGCAGCCTGGATTTATCTATCCTCTCCCAAATGGACGTCTCATCGTTATTCACTTATATCAGGTCTCCAGTATCTCCTTTTCCTTACTTGCTACGCTCACGTCGATCTTTTTTATGTAATCGTCCGTGATCTTCTGTATCTTAGCTTCAAGCGTTTTTTCATCGTCTTCGGAAATCTCTTTCGCCTTCAGCTTTTTCTTTACGTTGTCCATTCCGTCGCGCCGGATATTCCTGATGGCGACCTTGTGTTCCTCACCATATTTTTTAGCTATCTTTGCCAGCTCTTTTCTCCGCTCTTCGGTCATTGGCGGCATTACAAGCCGTATCACCTTCCCGTCGTTGGCGGGAGTGATGCCTAGATTTGAGTTCTGGATGGCTTTTTCGATAACGGCAAGCTGGGACATGTCCCATGGCTGAACCGTAATGAGCCTCGCCTCTGGGGTGGCTATAGTCGCCATCTGGGTTATCGGCGTCGGGGTTCCGTAATAATCTACCGTTACATGCTCCAAGAGCCCAGCAGACGCCCTGCCGGTCCTTATGCCGGCGAGTTCCCTCTGCAAATCGGCAACGGTTGTTTCCATTCTCCTGGCTGATTCATCCGTTATCGTCTTTCCCATCCGTCATACCCCCCGTACAATTGTTCCAATCTTTTCTCCGCAGAGAACCCTTTTGATGTTCCCTCTTTCAAGCGTATTGAAAACTATGATGGTAACCCTGTTTTCCATGCATAGCGAAATGGCGGCGGCGTCCATAACCTTGATGCCTTTCTGAAGGACGTCGATAAACTTCAGTTCCGTGTACTTTCTAGCGTTTTTATCCACCATGGGATCGGACGAATATACGCCGTCCACCTTTGTGGCCTTTAAAAGGACTTCGGCCTTCATTTCCATCGCCCTGAGCGATGCTGTGGTGTCGGTAGTAAAATACGGGTTACCCGTTCCGCCAGCAAAGATGATTATTCTCCCCTTTTCGAGGTGCCTTATCGCCTTCCGCCTTACAAAAGGTTCCGCGACCTGCGACATGGTTACCGCCGTCTGCATTCTGGTTTCCACGCCGATCTGCTCCAAAGAACTTTGCAGGGCGAGGCCGTTGATGACTGTGCCGAGCATTCCCATGTAATCGGCCTGCACGCGGTCTATCCCCGCCTTTGCCGCCTGGGTACCCCTCAGGATATTCCCGCCGCCGATAACTATCGCTATCTCGGCGCCCATCTCCTTTATCTCTTTTAGCTCCTCAGCTATTCCACGGATGGCGTCGTAATCAAGCCCTTCCCCCGATTTTCCGGCAAGAGACTCGCCGCTCAGCTTTATCAATATCCTTTTGAACCTTAACCTCGACTTCGGCATTACTGGTTAATTTTCCCCCAGCTGGAAACGCACAAACCGCCTTACTGAAATATTTTCGCCAAGCTCGGATATTTTAACTTTCAAAAGCGCGTCGATCGTCATATCGGAATCCTTTACGAATTTCTGCCTCAGCAGACACTTGTCCTCGTAGAACTTCTCGAGACGGCCGTCTACTATCTTTGGGATGATTTTTTCAGGCTTGCCGGAGTTCTTCGCTTCCTCGGAGAGTATCTCCCTCTCCTTTTCGATCTCCTCCGCAGGAATATCTTCAGGTGATATACAGGTCGGCGCGACCGCCGCTACATGCATCGCCAGATCCTGCACCAGATCCTTGAATACGGAGTTCCTGGCGACGAAATCGGTTTCGCAGTTCACCTCTATCAATACGCCGATGCTCCCTTCGCCATGTATGTAGGAGCCGACAATCCCTTCGGATGTGGCTCTCCCCATCTTTTTCGAGGCTTTCGTTATCCC of the Nitrospinota bacterium genome contains:
- the frr gene encoding ribosome recycling factor — protein: MGKTITDESARRMETTVADLQRELAGIRTGRASAGLLEHVTVDYYGTPTPITQMATIATPEARLITVQPWDMSQLAVIEKAIQNSNLGITPANDGKVIRLVMPPMTEERRKELAKIAKKYGEEHKVAIRNIRRDGMDNVKKKLKAKEISEDDEKTLEAKIQKITDDYIKKIDVSVASKEKEILET
- the pyrH gene encoding UMP kinase, whose amino-acid sequence is MPKSRLRFKRILIKLSGESLAGKSGEGLDYDAIRGIAEELKEIKEMGAEIAIVIGGGNILRGTQAAKAGIDRVQADYMGMLGTVINGLALQSSLEQIGVETRMQTAVTMSQVAEPFVRRKAIRHLEKGRIIIFAGGTGNPYFTTDTTASLRAMEMKAEVLLKATKVDGVYSSDPMVDKNARKYTELKFIDVLQKGIKVMDAAAISLCMENRVTIIVFNTLERGNIKRVLCGEKIGTIVRGV
- the tsf gene encoding translation elongation factor Ts, encoding MAVTAEMVKDLREKSGAGIMDCKEALKETGGNIDEAIDYLRKKGITKASKKMGRATSEGIVGSYIHGEGSIGVLIEVNCETDFVARNSVFKDLVQDLAMHVAAVAPTCISPEDIPAEEIEKEREILSEEAKNSGKPEKIIPKIVDGRLEKFYEDKCLLRQKFVKDSDMTIDALLKVKISELGENISVRRFVRFQLGEN
- a CDS encoding isoprenyl transferase, whose product is MNNDETSIWERIDKSRLPKHVAVIMDGNGRWAKKRFLPRIMGHREGGKTVDRIVTLAREIDLKALTLYSFSTENWSRPESEVNALMNILKEYLVKEKKRMIDENIRFNAIGRISDLPSSTLEYLTDVMEATKHNDGTILTLALSYGSQDEMIDAVRSIGRKIKSGQLEPDDITGELFANELYTAGLPDVDLLIRTSGELRISNFLLWQIAYAELYFTDIYWPDFTRLEFLKAIQDYQKRERRFGLSGEQMAMDSEDGVDSGGNADTTPG